The DNA region tttacatactcagtacctattccgtactgaccccctttcttcgggggttgcgtttcatgtcgcgcaggtacacccaggtgatgtgaagttattatagaggatgttccagcagagttggcaagctccacttgctcctggagtgctgccgagtcagagtttgtgtATATGCTTTCTCTagatcgatgttagagactttgcagacagggtcgtgggtatagtatgtcagttgtgtaaacggcttcatcagccgatacgtcattctgtattatgtgttaaattctatataaacacagattttgttgatttggaaagcatcgaaaaagaatattttgagagcaCATTATGTATTTtacctttatttgatttaaaaagtctaatAAGGTTATGTATGTCCTaaaggtctgagggttcgctcgactccggatGTGGggctgggtgcccatcacaccctagtggaattagggtgtgacatctaGACTTggactcatcgtcatcattatcatattcatcatatgtCTCTTAACTTTATCTCAAGAGAAGCTCTTTTTTaacatggactcatagtttccggaatgtagaaAGATCATAGAAGGTAAAGAAAATCacgtcataggattcatgccttagaaaagaagggactagccttacatacctcgtcacCTTAGTATATGGATCCCTCGAGTCCTCGTACACTCTATGAATGATTATCTACATTAACGAAGTATCCGTATCAACGATGGGCTCATAACTTTTAAGAGAACTCATTTAGACATTTTGTCGAACATTTCATGTGCATGAGATTCATGTAGCTTGTTTCCCTCAATTCTATACTAGTTCCCTTTCCATCTTCACAACTCACTTAGCAATCCAACAACTTCATATTACAACTTTAGTTGTGCaaaccaacccaacaacatcacaaCCATACCAAGCCTAGAACAATTCATACTCAAGCATAGCTAAGAACAAGTTCTAGCACAACTTAAACCTTACTTTCACAATTTTTCCTTCACACAAGTTATGTAAATGCCAAATAATACTATAGACATGAAGATGGAGTGATAATCTTACCTTCAATCACAAGGATCACTCTAAACTCGAAATTCCTCCACCTCCAAGAATTCTCCAAATTCAACACCACAAGAGGAAGAACAATCTAATGATGATCATGATATTCTTCATGTTCGAATCACTTGGTTTGCCCTTGATTTTGGTCTTAGATCATAAGAGAACTTGTTGAGAGAgtttctagagatttctaggtcccaaaatggtaaaaataatgagttagggtcgaatttggtctatttatagtggtcAAGAAAATTCTGGATCGACACAACATGGTGCGAGCTTTGCTAGCCGCATGTTGTATCGCAAACCTCGCAACATCATGAAATTTCACTGTCACACTCACCTAAGCAACTGCGTTAccgcaaagcgtgctttgctgCTAGCATGTTGCGCCACATATTGCGCCAATGTGACACTTTGCCAAACTTTCGCTGAAATTTAACTCCGATgatactgttgacacctaattttggctcgacatgcttaaaattaacgttttggggggccctgattcgttaaagagcacgaaatacatttttttacacatttttacatttttcaacaatttattgatgattatccttattttaggaatcttctcaatttattgtcatttttttcaagaatcattatttttgcacatgtacagcgtaatactaccatttttttgtgctattaataattgtttcttaattttatagcaatacattttcatatcatagacattaatgtttatattttctacttgcgttattatttatacatgtattaattaactatattttttgtacagtctgacagtgcagagaaaatcggagtaattaatttttaaacgcagagtaaaatccgatcaagtcaaggtttcatcactttttaaaaaaaaagggttaaAGTAATcattgaggagacaaaagggtgcaatcttctattctttggacaaaacaaggggccattttgcattataagaaaagggaggggggTTAATTTAATGATGGGATCCAACACATATTTACACACTCCACACACTTAATTTTCAGATTTGAACTCTCTCTCTTCCAACAAAACCAAaccctaaacactttattttctcTCCATCCTTTTTACACGCCGCCGCCGTCAccggagctccggcgacgcaCCCCAAACAACCCCCGCACCCCCTTCTTCGTCTCTCTCATTTCTCTAGGTGGGCAGTGACCAAGTTCTCCGTCATCTCAGGTTTCTCCAACGGAAACTAGCAACTCCGGCGACATAGCAGCAGACGCAACGCTCTTTTGCTCCCTTTGTTCTCACCTCCTTCACGCTGGATTTCCATCAGCAAAGCCAACCAGGCTATTACCCGTGATTCATTTCTCCGTTGCCGACTTCTTTGTGTATTTCTGTTTTCATGTTGCCTCCGGCGAAACCCGCTGCTCCGGCGTTCCAAAGCCATTGTAGCGGCGAATCCTTTGGTCTTTCACCTATTTTTGACACTAATTCATTTATTGTTTAGCTGTCGCCTTATTTTATTTTCAGATCTGGCTGGAAAAGTTCCATGGCCAGCTATCTGAGTGCTCTATCTTGCTAATTATGTTTCGGCTAAATAATTACTGCTGGACTGGTTTTGCACTATTCTTAGCCTTCTCCAACAACCTTTATTTTTGCTCACTGTTAGCTCCGTTTTCGGTACTATTTGGATTGACTTTTTACACTTTTTGTGGTGCATTGTTACTATCACTAACGTACTACTAGTGTGCTACTTTTTtggattatttttttttaacatctcttttttttttttaaataaaaaatgttgCTTTTTGCCCGAAAACTATTACACCTCACTCACATTAAATCAATCATTTTTTTCAATTGTCACCCACAGATTTCTTTTCCACGATATAGTTCATTTGCTATTgctttttctccattttctccagATTCAAGAATGGGCCACTTGAGAACCAAAGCTCGACCTATTTCctatattttcttgatttttcttacaCTTTCATGGGTTTTCCAGAACACCTATGGAGAGCAAAAACAACCCATTAAAACAGTTGTTGTGTTGGTGTTGGAGAACAGATCTTTTGATCACTGtactggccgatgaagaaatttccgtcgatttccaaggccttccatgtacaaagacggatttttattttaagtttatttattattttttaattcatccgataattatttattttcttactaacattttttattaagtctcatgcaggtatctgaaGTTATTTTTTGGAAGATGGCActcaaagaagttcaaatagcttcttaaattctttgtttatatatatatatatatatatatatatatatatatatatatatttacattcttaaattatgcaagcataaaatatagtgaaactttactttttagggtgtaggctagtggtatttatttatgatctgcttaggtgatttaaattttatgtgttttagataaattaatattagacagttattatttttgtagttaatgttctgatagttatcatgtttcgctagagttttaatttagtagcttagcacacttaagtaaataaatagggtgatttgcctcaatatttaggttttaaaatgtactctcataattaattgattaggtgtaCATACTTAGCTGGTCAAATTAGTTAACACACCTTGCGTGCAGAATCATTTtatgtccattccttatacctTTTCACATACTCAAGCTTTTAAGTTGCAGATAACttttttaaataattgtttatatcacatatgtttaaatctgtttttttttttcattcaaaagCAAATTGTTCATTGTTAAGTAAATACCTTTATAATATATTCATTTAAAGCTAAAAATTTTAGTCACTGTAATTGCGCACTTTATTTACTTGTAAATTGTCAAGTAAtgcgtatttttatacatatgtaaatacttacaccttttactacataaacattcatgttagttattcttagtctaaattctattaatttttgtaaataataatcaagccttttacacatccctcgtatagttaaattggtccagccgggaaccacatttgtggattctgaaggatgcctaacaccttcccttcggaataatttaaacccttacctagaatttcacttattttcgtagaccatgttaaaccgcatatattaataatttataggtaccctagtataccttaaatgctaggtggcgactctgtacataattaattattttagagtcccataagttgtgctttgtttagcctttggtaaaaatggggtgcaacagatacgacgagtcttaaaccttctcgaggcttactaaacatggttttaccTCATTACATACCCAAGATAGACATATCTATCCTCATGACCTCGAAAAATTTGTCCTACCTCCCAAGACTAGGACAACTAGCATTCGGCaaaactcaacgtatgaaaatgcgaggtgtaacaattaacttggtactttgtaaatcctttccgatacacaatgTATACCTCGCCTCTCTTgacgaactttcttcccttacctcgaatatctttgaaatctcaattagaaccattaaatactacttcttacttattgaaacctcgtatacttcgtgcctttcgttagtctactcactgtgcatcaatgggaaattttccgaggtgtaacagtaacgaATTACTCTTTAACACCGTTAACCTTTAACTTTTTGCCCGttaaattttttgaataaaataatgcatAATACGTTACTGCGGCATACGTTTATTCTACTTCTGTAAATTTTCAAAAGAatatattattttggtgaattggTGAAATAATGGTTTACTTTGGTAAAAAAATTCCTTTTTTCTTGATATTATTATACTTCAATAATAGAAAACTCTTTATGTTAGTAGACctctttctcaaaaaaaaaaaaaaaaagagaaaaggacaaggaaaaaaaacaaaaattaaagcAGAAACTTATCTTTGCACCATACTAACTGTCTTAATTTGACTTTTAcagtaaattttatttattttaccaATAGATTCTCTGCTCACTTTGGTGGTTTGCGGTTAAAATCGAGTTAGCAGTGAAAATTGAGTCAAATATCACTCTACACGTACAGCTTGATCAGTTTCAAAATCAAAGTCAAGGACCTGGGGGAGGGCCCTGCTACAATTGATAATAGATAAAATTAGGATTGCATTAAACTCCATCGTCCGATAAGTAATTTTAttacagcaaaaaaaaaaaaaaaaaaaaaaaactataggaTGTCCCCTGGATATTACATAAAGCCTGTGGCAAATCCAAACTAAGGTTTGCCCATATATCAGTTAGAACGATAGCCTCATCCAAGACTTGTATTACAAGAGACCAGAACTACGTGAAAAAAAGTTTCGTAAGCAAACATTATTGTGGAAATCATGGGAGAGTGCTGTTATAGAAAAAATACAATAGTTTCTGATTCGCCGAGCTTAATCTACTAAAGAATTAGCTTAATCATCAGACAGCATTTTAGGGATCACTTCAATTTGCACTTCTACTTCACCACATTCAACATTTTGCAGCATAAGTACCATGTCTTGGATTATTTTTCCATTTTCACATATAATGCAACTTTCTTTAGCTAAGCAATTGTTTCTGTCTGGTTGAACTCTGCCAATTTTGACACCATCTTGAAGGTCCTGATCATAGCTCATTTCCATAGCTTCAAGATATGGTTTTATGTCTATCTCTGCTTCCCCTATTTTGTCATCTTTACTGAATGTATCTTTGTCATATACAGCCTGAAAATATCACCATAGATCAAATCAGAAACTACGTCAGAGTACCTATGTAATAGCACATATTTTGCAGATGTCTTTAGACCATTTAACTTTAAGAGTTTAAGTTCAATAATTAATAGTGTAAATTTTTTAACATAATCAGGCCAATCATAAGGTTATCACTTGGTAATTAGCCTGATAAAAATAATAACTAACAAGTAATCACATGTTAAAATTTATTCGAAGTGTAAATCCTAACATGAAGGCAGCTAGATTTACGAAGCATCCCGTGCTTACGAGGATCTGGGGAAGGACGGCACCCTAGGAAGGTGATGATAATTGCCTATGGAGTGTAATGTAGAGCCTATCCTAACGCAAGCATCAATAGTTGATTTCACAGCTCGAACCTGTGACCTATATAGTTCATATTGATTGTTCAAAGCTCTCTTACAGTATAAATCCTAACATGATCACTTTTAATTCAGATCAAACCTATTATGATACCAAATAACATACTTCCTTCGTTtaaatttgtttgtcttagttacTATTTGGACAACCAAAATATATTTTCTTTGAACATAATTTTTTCAAAtacttttttaaatattttgaattgttaactatAGTGACTTATTATACTCTTTACATCAAACATTGTTATCTTTGAATTTACATCAAACATCAgttagtactccctctgtcccaatttatatggcacaatttcctttttggtctgtcccaaaaTGAATGTCACCTTTCtgtatttagaaacaatttaattttataagatgatttacaaccacacatttgtttaaggcttgttttggacctcACATTTCAAAAGtattcatttctttcttaaactccatgtcaaGTCAagtggtgccacataaattgggagggAGGGAGTACTtagtttgaccctcgtactccAAATTaagccacataaattgaaacagagggactTACAAAGAACACAACATACTTCCAGCAATCATCATAAAGAGAATACTCACCAAAACAATTGGAACATTTGGATATTTCAATGCCAGTGTCAATTCATCATCCCAAACAGGGTTGCAGTTGTTCTTCTTGCAACTAGTCTTCACTCGCTGTAAGACGATTGCACAACATCAGCACTAAAAACATATATCTAAAATTGACATCAAGAAGCACAGATGCGAATTCAGAATTTTAAGTTTATAAGTTCTAGAATTTAAGACAAGACAGTTATTGGGTTTGAGATATATTATTTACAGattaattgattttttattttttaacacaACTGTATGGTCTGGACCAAAATTGCTGAATTTTATTTTGTCGGACCATAACTAATGATGTAGATCCGCCCATGAACTAAATAAGCTATAACTGACTAATATTTTTCAATTAGAACTATAGGAGCTCAATCCTCACCAAAGTACCCGTCCTAGATTTGCCTCTAGACTCAATATATTTGACCATTGATTGGATGCATGAATAtgccaaaatatatcaaagaccaAGAAATAACATGTATCTGTTCGAGATAAATTACTTATACATATTAAATGAATTTTCTAACATAAATATGTGATCTAGCCAAAATTACTGAATTCTGTCAAACCGTAACTAATGATGTAGATCCGCCACTAAACTAAAGCAGCTAATCATCGGCTGTAATATCTTTTATATAGAAATATAGGAGCtaaccataatcaaagaattcgTCCTAGATTTGCCTCTAAACGCGATAAAGTCGACAACTCAATATGTCAAAATATTgtcaaagaaaataaataacgTATACCTGTTCACCCATGGTGACAACAACATAAGGATCACTATGAAATGTATCCTTGAGTGGCAGATTGATGCCTCTCTGCACCCTAATTTTAAGAAGTCTCAACATCTCCattatttcctttctttctttttctaacAAAAGAGTACTCGAAAATCAAAATGGTTTTGCAAATTTGAACTTAATTGGTATGTGTCACAACAACATATGAAGGTGGAAGATATATATagtccctccgttcacttttacttgtccactgtGGATTTTGCATGCttctaaaaaataataaataaagtgcataatttaccatgatatccatattaattgatgtataattgtattggatttgaaaaatgatttgaaatgagtaattaatgctaagggtaaaacaggaaaaactcattatttttctcttgatatgtgaaagtgaataagtaaaagtgaaaatttatttttgaaataatGGATaattaaaagtgaacggagggagtacaatgATTATAAAAGGACCTCCAATTATACCACGGCCTAGTCTTGATTTCTGTGTGTTTATTAGAAAAGGACCTCCAATTATCCCTCGGCCTAGTCTTGATTTCTGTGTTTTTATTCTTTTTATCACTTGAGAATAATTCTAGCACCtaattattcttgaaattaacgGGACATATCTCATCGGTCCGTTCTTTACCTTATAGAATCTATCACTTTCTACATATACACATCTAAGAATAATTCTAGCACCtaattattcttgaaattaacgGGACATATCTCATCGGTCCGTTCTTTACCTTAAAGAATCTATCACTTTCTACATATACACATCTAAGAATAATTCTAGCACCtaattattcttgaaattaacgGGACATATCTCATCGGTCCGTTCTTTACCTTAAAGAATCTATCACTTTCTACATATACACATCTAAGAATAATTCTAGCACCtaattattcttgaaattaacgGGACATATCTCATCGGTCCGTTCTTTACCTTAAAGAATCTACCACTTTCTACATATACACATCTAAGAGAATCCAATAACTTTCTACGCTTACTCTTGAGCCTTGGCCTGGTTAGTTTTATTCCTACAGTGTTATCCAGAGACGAATTCAGGATTTAAGCTTTAAGCGCTCGTACGTTAAATTTTTAGCCTTGATTCaactatattttaaaaaattatggattcatatctactatttataaTAATTTTAGTGAATGTTTgcatataaatttatactccaTACTAAAAATATTGGGTTCAGATGAACCCGGTACCTCAAAGCTCCATGCTCACCTGCTGTCACCGGCCTAAATCTTGATCATTCATTATTcatactactttttttttttaaatcattatAGGATCAATCATATAACAGCTGGACTGATCTTGCGGATGGTCACTCAACTATTTTTTATAACTACGAAATTATTCAACTTTATCTGGTATCACATAAAGTCATTAAATTTTTTTGTGTCGTGAAAAAGCTGCTCAAGCTTGCCCAAGTATAATAGAACTAGCAAACTATGTCCGTGCAATGCACGGgacccaacatgattaatttgattaatcaatttagttagtctttatggtttgtatatttgcAAAGTATActgcgattctccttagtgagtctccatattttttttctttttctcttattttcccccttaatttctcaattgttgttaaaatttgtcttattttggttaagtccgcctctttttatatttagtaagttgacaattcgaATATCCtgcatgtcaagtttataatcacaagattcaaaggatattttattatattatacacatttgtaatttagaaccacaagattcaaaaatttaTCTTTATTTCTTGAACTTCGTGTCtggtcaaacgtagacacttaaattgagacagagggagtatatgccaaatgaaggaaatgaaaggacaattgagacactgcggacatgtgaggacttaaaaagtaaacacacaagaggtagaattaatgtttaacttctgaaatgtacaaaTGTTAGTCCTAGCTTacagtacaatttcagttgcttttcgtacaacttgttgttgttgttgtgttcgtccacttgggcgtttgttgttaaaaattaaaaaaaattatcttattttgaTTATGTCCGCTtccttttatatttagtaagttgacaattcaaatatcctacatgtcaagtttataatcacaagattcaaaggatttttttattatattatacacatttttaatttagaaccacaagatttgaaagtctatctttatttcttaactacatgtctagtcaaacgtagacgcTTAacttgagacagagggagtatatgccacatgaaggaaatgaaaggacaattaagacactgcggacccatggggacttaaaaagtaaacacataagaggtagaattaatgttcaacttctgaaatgtacaaaTGCTAGTCTCTGCTTAGCgcacaatttcagttgctttttgtacaacttattgttgttgtgttcatCCACCTTGGGTgtgtaatgtggccaagtaatatgagacaaagggagtacttcatttattaattcttaaagaaagtgaaaagtcaagtaatgtggccaaataATATAAGACAGAggga from Lycium barbarum isolate Lr01 chromosome 10, ASM1917538v2, whole genome shotgun sequence includes:
- the LOC132616009 gene encoding protein C2-DOMAIN ABA-RELATED 7-like, whose product is MEMLRLLKIRVQRGINLPLKDTFHSDPYVVVTMGEQRVKTSCKKNNCNPVWDDELTLALKYPNVPIVLAVYDKDTFSKDDKIGEAEIDIKPYLEAMEMSYDQDLQDGVKIGRVQPDRNNCLAKESCIICENGKIIQDMVLMLQNVECGEVEVQIEVIPKMLSDD